In a genomic window of Arthrobacter woluwensis:
- a CDS encoding DMT family transporter, producing the protein MAWIVLIISGVLEAVWASALAASQGFRKWKPAALFVITSAASMIGLAYAMRELPVGTAYAVWVGIGACLTAVWAMITRQEKATVARIALLALLVGSVVGLKAVS; encoded by the coding sequence ATGGCATGGATCGTTTTGATCATCTCCGGAGTCCTGGAGGCGGTGTGGGCCTCGGCCCTCGCGGCGTCCCAGGGATTCCGCAAATGGAAACCGGCGGCCTTGTTCGTCATCACCTCTGCCGCCAGCATGATCGGCCTCGCGTACGCCATGCGGGAGCTGCCCGTCGGCACGGCGTATGCGGTGTGGGTCGGAATCGGCGCCTGCCTTACGGCCGTCTGGGCCATGATCACCCGTCAGGAAAAGGCCACCGTTGCCCGGATCGCTCTGCTGGCGCTCCTGGTCGGCAGCGTTGTCGGCCTGAAGGCGGTGAGCTGA
- a CDS encoding MFS transporter — translation MPIGLLALSVGAFGIGLTEFVIMGLLPEVATDFGVSEATAGWLISGYALAVTVGALLLTAATTRLPRKPVLLGLLILFIAGNTLSAIAPSYGVMLTGRILAALCHGAFFGIGAVVASGLVAPAKKAQAVAIMFTGLTAANVLGVPFGTLLGQQFGWRSTFWVISATGVVAFIGIAALVPALHQDGKAPSLRHELTAFRSGQVWLSLLVTILAYGGMFGAFTYMAYTLTGISGYPSSAVPWLLMLSGAGLFVGNWIGGKLADRDIDKTLIFFVAGLLVTLVLFGLLASIPWVAAVALFVMGGFGFGTVPGLQSRIMQYAGGAPTLASGANIGAFNVGNALGAWAGGLAISAGLGYASPVWTGALITVPALIIMISAALKARREQPATLTAEPEQAPATA, via the coding sequence ATGCCTATCGGTCTTCTCGCGCTCTCCGTCGGCGCCTTCGGGATCGGGCTGACCGAGTTCGTCATCATGGGGCTGCTGCCCGAGGTCGCCACCGACTTCGGCGTCTCCGAAGCAACCGCCGGATGGCTGATCTCCGGATACGCCCTCGCCGTCACCGTCGGCGCACTACTTCTCACCGCCGCCACCACCCGGCTCCCCCGCAAGCCCGTGCTGCTCGGGCTCCTCATCCTCTTCATCGCCGGCAACACCCTGTCCGCGATCGCCCCGAGCTACGGCGTCATGCTGACCGGCCGCATCCTCGCGGCCCTCTGCCACGGCGCGTTCTTCGGCATCGGCGCGGTAGTCGCCTCCGGTCTCGTGGCACCCGCCAAGAAGGCCCAGGCCGTGGCCATCATGTTCACGGGCCTGACCGCGGCCAATGTGCTCGGCGTGCCCTTCGGGACCCTGCTCGGTCAGCAGTTCGGCTGGCGCTCGACCTTCTGGGTCATCTCCGCCACCGGCGTCGTCGCCTTCATCGGCATCGCCGCCTTGGTGCCGGCGCTGCATCAGGACGGCAAGGCGCCCAGCCTTCGCCACGAGCTCACCGCGTTCCGCAGCGGACAGGTCTGGCTCTCGCTCCTCGTCACGATCCTCGCCTATGGCGGCATGTTCGGCGCCTTCACCTACATGGCCTACACGCTCACCGGGATCTCCGGCTACCCGAGCAGCGCCGTGCCGTGGCTCCTGATGCTCTCCGGCGCCGGCCTGTTCGTCGGCAACTGGATCGGCGGCAAGCTCGCCGACCGCGACATCGACAAGACCCTGATCTTCTTCGTGGCCGGCCTGCTCGTGACCCTCGTGCTCTTCGGGCTCCTCGCCTCGATCCCGTGGGTGGCCGCCGTCGCGCTGTTCGTCATGGGAGGCTTCGGCTTCGGCACGGTGCCCGGACTACAGTCCCGCATCATGCAGTACGCGGGCGGCGCTCCCACCCTGGCGTCCGGCGCGAACATCGGCGCCTTCAACGTGGGCAACGCCCTCGGCGCCTGGGCCGGCGGTCTGGCGATCTCCGCCGGGCTCGGCTACGCCTCCCCCGTCTGGACCGGCGCGCTGATCACCGTCCCGGCGCTGATCATCATGATCAGCGCCGCCCTGAAAGCCCGGCGGGAACAGCCCGCCACCCTCACCGCCGAACCCGAGCAGGCTCCGGCCACCGCCTGA
- a CDS encoding sensor histidine kinase: MDRIVGAFSRWGHLGVAIVFFILWCVGEAGRMGGGDWTAFFGWSGSWMLVAVTASIALSRWTPYLSLSATAALLVAQLFHLLPFPQANHWAIYLGSFIALGFILWTAPVRTAWIATGVNALFLGAMTVLMVSAHYGNGVGWFLPTGVSMLPYYGPGAIVSLSTFAAVISLPGLLLRLRGRQVAAFKERQETEATLHLTEMDLVVEQERGRISRDLHDVLAHSLAVIAAQADGARYLGADQPQPVLDALKTIAASARTALDDAQRVVQGTETGESAAPQPRLEDVESLLDHMRSSLKVHRTDSGEPVALTEGQQVAVYRIIQECLTNALRHGGQGSIARLHLDWQGPGLTLHAASTGHAITQAAPGTGRGIPGMQERAHLAGGWLVAGPDGEDFRVTAFIPYGQFTAPALPDSRPAVSMAGAGSHA, encoded by the coding sequence ATGGATCGAATCGTGGGGGCGTTCAGCCGTTGGGGCCATCTTGGGGTGGCCATCGTGTTCTTCATTCTCTGGTGCGTCGGCGAGGCCGGGCGCATGGGCGGCGGGGACTGGACGGCCTTCTTCGGCTGGTCCGGTTCCTGGATGCTCGTGGCGGTGACGGCGTCGATCGCCCTGTCCCGCTGGACGCCCTATCTCTCGTTGAGCGCGACCGCGGCACTCTTGGTGGCACAGCTGTTCCACCTGCTGCCCTTCCCGCAGGCGAACCACTGGGCCATCTATCTCGGCAGCTTCATCGCGCTGGGGTTCATCCTCTGGACCGCGCCGGTCAGGACGGCCTGGATCGCCACCGGGGTGAATGCGCTGTTCCTCGGGGCCATGACCGTGCTCATGGTGTCGGCGCACTACGGCAATGGCGTGGGCTGGTTTCTCCCGACGGGTGTGAGCATGCTCCCGTACTACGGCCCTGGCGCCATCGTCTCTCTGTCCACGTTCGCCGCCGTCATCAGCCTCCCCGGCCTGCTGCTGCGCCTGCGTGGCCGCCAGGTGGCCGCCTTCAAGGAACGCCAGGAAACCGAAGCGACGCTGCATCTGACGGAGATGGACCTGGTGGTGGAGCAGGAACGCGGCAGGATCTCCCGGGATCTGCACGACGTCCTCGCCCACTCCCTGGCCGTCATCGCCGCGCAGGCGGACGGGGCACGGTACCTCGGCGCGGACCAGCCCCAACCGGTGTTAGACGCGCTGAAGACCATCGCGGCCTCGGCCCGCACCGCGCTCGACGATGCCCAGCGGGTGGTCCAGGGCACGGAAACAGGCGAGAGCGCGGCGCCGCAGCCTCGCCTCGAAGACGTCGAATCACTGCTGGACCACATGCGGAGCAGCCTGAAGGTGCACCGCACGGACTCGGGCGAACCCGTGGCGCTCACGGAAGGCCAGCAGGTGGCCGTGTACCGGATCATTCAGGAATGCCTGACCAACGCCTTGCGACACGGCGGGCAAGGTTCCATCGCACGGCTGCATCTGGACTGGCAGGGACCCGGCCTCACGCTCCACGCCGCCTCCACCGGACACGCCATAACGCAGGCCGCTCCCGGCACCGGGCGGGGCATCCCCGGGATGCAGGAGCGGGCTCATCTCGCCGGCGGCTGGCTCGTGGCCGGGCCTGATGGCGAGGATTTCCGGGTCACCGCGTTCATCCCGTATGGCCAGTTCACCGCTCCCGCCCTACCCGACTCCCGGCCCGCGGTTTCCATGGCAGGAGCGGGCTCCCATGCCTGA
- a CDS encoding aldo/keto reductase, translated as MTTIPTITLNNDIEMPQLGFGVFQVPDAGTTAAVAEALRAGYRSIDTAAIYGNERGVGQAIADSGIDRGELFVTSKVWNADQGFEETLAAYDASLEKLGLDYLDLYLIHWPAPANGRFIDTWKALEKLYADGRVRAIGVSNFEPDQLEQLLAEATVVPVVNQVELHPALQNRAVQAFGAEHGIATEAWSPLAQGAALQDPSVLAIAEAHGRTPAQVILRWHLQQGRIVIPKSVTPSRIAENLDAFGFELSADELGAIDALEKDGRTGPHPATFNG; from the coding sequence ATGACCACCATCCCCACCATCACCCTGAACAACGACATCGAGATGCCGCAGCTCGGCTTCGGCGTGTTCCAGGTCCCAGACGCGGGGACGACGGCGGCCGTCGCCGAAGCGCTCAGGGCCGGCTACCGCAGCATCGACACCGCGGCCATCTACGGCAACGAGCGCGGCGTCGGGCAGGCGATCGCCGACTCCGGCATCGACCGCGGCGAGCTGTTCGTCACCAGCAAGGTGTGGAACGCGGACCAGGGCTTCGAGGAGACCCTCGCCGCCTATGACGCGAGCCTGGAGAAGCTGGGCCTGGACTACCTGGACCTCTACCTGATCCACTGGCCGGCCCCCGCGAACGGCCGCTTCATCGACACGTGGAAGGCCCTCGAGAAGCTGTACGCCGACGGTCGCGTCCGGGCGATCGGCGTCTCGAACTTCGAGCCCGATCAGCTGGAGCAGCTGCTCGCCGAGGCCACCGTCGTCCCCGTGGTGAACCAGGTGGAGCTGCACCCCGCTCTCCAGAACCGCGCGGTGCAGGCCTTCGGCGCCGAGCACGGCATCGCCACCGAGGCCTGGAGCCCGCTCGCCCAGGGCGCGGCGCTGCAGGACCCGTCCGTGCTGGCGATCGCGGAGGCCCATGGCCGTACTCCCGCCCAGGTGATCCTGCGGTGGCACCTCCAGCAGGGCCGCATCGTGATCCCGAAGTCCGTCACGCCGTCGCGCATCGCAGAGAACCTGGACGCCTTCGGCTTCGAGCTGAGCGCCGACGAACTCGGCGCGATCGACGCCCTGGAGAAGGACGGCCGCACCGGCCCCCACCCGGCGACCTTCAACGGCTGA
- a CDS encoding tyrosine-type recombinase/integrase, whose translation MFCRRNGKPIPGTEDYEYWQRFLAAGMPRARVHDARHTAATVALAMGVDPRAVMEILGWSSITMLHRRLHAPSIVIATAVASLIRSEKGPAPGRVQGLISNG comes from the coding sequence ATGTTCTGCCGGCGGAACGGCAAACCCATCCCTGGGACAGAGGACTATGAGTACTGGCAGCGCTTCCTCGCCGCCGGCATGCCGCGCGCTCGTGTCCACGACGCCCGACACACTGCCGCCACGGTCGCGCTGGCCATGGGCGTGGATCCCCGCGCCGTGATGGAGATCCTCGGGTGGTCCAGCATCACCATGCTGCACCGGCGACTTCACGCGCCGTCGATCGTTATAGCCACAGCAGTAGCGAGTCTCATCAGAAGCGAAAAAGGCCCTGCACCCGGTCGAGTGCAGGGCCTCATTTCTAATGGCTAG
- a CDS encoding NAD(P)/FAD-dependent oxidoreductase, which produces MAITQQPLAPQLQDRPRVLVVGGGYVGLYVALKLQKKIAKAGGIVTVVDPLPYMTYQPFLPEVAGGNIEARHAVVSHRQHLKETELIQGRVTAIDHANRKAVVAPADGGAPFEIPYFDVVLAAGAITRTFPIPGLADKGIGLKTIEEAVALRNQVLSKIELASTMTDPEERKAALTFVVVGGGFAGIEAITELEDMARQAVRDNPRVDQSEIRFVLVEAMGRIMPEVTAEQAEWVVEHLRSRGIEVLLNTSLADAEDKLKLINMADKSPAGEFAADTLIWAAGVQANPMVRSTDFPLEPRGRVRVLPDLRIAGDEGIIENAWAAGDVAAVPDLTGKGLPDGTCVPNAQHALRQAKVLAKNLWASRWDKPMHDYKHKNLGAVAGFGSWKGVANINLLGRIGLKGWPAWLAHRGYHGMAMPTFERKFRVVGGWFLSLFAGRDATQLVDLDNPRGAFEAAARPAPKPAEPAAK; this is translated from the coding sequence ATGGCAATCACTCAGCAGCCCCTTGCTCCCCAATTGCAGGACCGCCCGCGCGTTCTCGTCGTCGGCGGCGGCTACGTCGGACTGTACGTAGCTCTCAAGCTTCAGAAGAAGATCGCGAAGGCCGGTGGCATCGTCACCGTCGTCGATCCGCTTCCCTACATGACCTACCAGCCGTTCCTGCCCGAGGTGGCCGGCGGCAACATCGAGGCACGCCACGCGGTGGTCTCCCACCGTCAGCACCTCAAGGAGACCGAGCTCATCCAGGGCCGCGTCACCGCGATCGACCACGCCAACCGCAAGGCCGTCGTGGCCCCCGCGGACGGTGGCGCTCCGTTCGAGATCCCGTACTTCGACGTCGTGCTGGCCGCCGGCGCCATCACCCGCACCTTCCCGATCCCGGGTCTGGCGGACAAGGGCATCGGCCTGAAGACCATCGAAGAGGCCGTGGCCCTGCGCAACCAGGTCCTCAGCAAGATCGAGCTGGCCTCCACCATGACCGATCCCGAAGAGCGCAAGGCCGCTCTGACCTTCGTGGTCGTGGGTGGCGGCTTCGCCGGCATCGAAGCGATCACGGAGCTCGAGGACATGGCCCGTCAGGCCGTCCGCGACAACCCCCGCGTCGACCAGAGCGAGATCCGCTTCGTGCTGGTCGAGGCCATGGGCCGCATCATGCCCGAGGTCACCGCCGAACAGGCCGAATGGGTCGTCGAGCACCTGCGCAGCCGCGGCATCGAGGTGCTGCTGAACACCTCCCTGGCCGACGCCGAGGACAAGCTCAAGCTCATCAACATGGCGGACAAGTCCCCGGCGGGCGAGTTCGCCGCGGACACCCTCATCTGGGCCGCCGGTGTCCAGGCCAACCCGATGGTCCGTTCCACCGACTTCCCGCTCGAGCCGCGCGGCCGCGTCCGCGTGCTGCCGGATCTCCGCATCGCCGGTGACGAGGGCATCATCGAAAACGCCTGGGCCGCAGGCGACGTCGCCGCCGTTCCCGACCTCACGGGCAAGGGCCTGCCGGACGGCACGTGCGTGCCGAACGCCCAGCACGCACTGCGCCAGGCCAAGGTTCTCGCCAAGAACCTGTGGGCCTCCCGCTGGGACAAGCCGATGCACGACTACAAGCACAAGAACCTCGGCGCCGTGGCCGGTTTCGGCTCCTGGAAGGGCGTCGCGAACATCAACCTGCTCGGCCGCATCGGCCTCAAGGGCTGGCCGGCCTGGCTCGCCCACCGTGGTTACCACGGCATGGCGATGCCGACGTTCGAGCGCAAGTTCCGCGTGGTCGGTGGCTGGTTCCTGAGCCTGTTCGCGGGCCGTGACGCCACTCAGCTCGTGGACCTGGACAACCCGCGTGGCGCGTTCGAGGCCGCCGCTCGTCCGGCCCCGAAGCCGGCTGAACCGGCCGCCAAGTAA
- a CDS encoding dihydrofolate reductase family protein: MAARFVYWMNVSLDLMIEGEPGEEGGGDWMRIGESLHREFNARARGLSMDVSGRVIYETMESFWPKARTDTSLPDFMREYGEIWTDVPKVLVSRTRTSAEYNTRIIGGDDAIAQLAALRAEESGDIGVGGATLATQLLNARLLDEVMLFTHPAILGRGRPLFDQVDEPLELELLEQASFEAGVTLHRYAVRGALPAD; encoded by the coding sequence ATGGCCGCCCGATTCGTGTACTGGATGAATGTTTCGCTGGACCTGATGATCGAGGGCGAGCCGGGGGAGGAGGGTGGCGGCGACTGGATGCGCATCGGCGAGTCGCTGCATCGTGAGTTCAATGCGAGGGCCAGGGGCCTCAGCATGGACGTCTCCGGCCGGGTCATCTACGAGACCATGGAATCGTTCTGGCCGAAGGCCCGGACCGACACGTCCTTACCCGACTTCATGCGCGAATACGGCGAGATCTGGACGGACGTCCCGAAGGTGCTCGTCTCCCGGACCCGCACCAGCGCCGAGTACAACACCCGCATCATCGGCGGGGACGACGCCATCGCCCAGCTGGCCGCACTGAGAGCGGAGGAGAGCGGCGATATCGGCGTCGGTGGCGCCACTCTGGCCACACAATTGCTGAACGCGCGTCTCCTGGACGAGGTCATGCTGTTCACTCACCCGGCGATCCTGGGCCGCGGGCGCCCGCTCTTCGACCAGGTGGACGAACCGCTGGAACTCGAGCTGCTTGAACAGGCGTCTTTTGAAGCGGGCGTCACCTTGCACCGCTACGCCGTGCGCGGGGCGCTCCCGGCGGACTAG
- a CDS encoding response regulator gives MPDAPATLDVITIAVVDDQPQFRAGIAMLLQSQSDFSLSWQAGDGAEAVERAEKHPVHVILMDLRMPVMSGVAATQAIVAAADAGGRERPQIIALTTFNRDQAVVEAVQAGAAGYLLKSAEPEFLLASIRTVHAGYSVIAPGSAHDLFQHAARQRPHPTPDLEAISALTAREQDVFLLAAKGLPNAEIARSLFVSEATVKTHLRAVLTKLGLTARLQVVAFAYEHHLLG, from the coding sequence ATGCCTGACGCCCCGGCGACCCTGGACGTCATCACGATCGCCGTGGTCGATGACCAGCCCCAGTTCAGGGCCGGAATCGCCATGCTGCTGCAGAGTCAGTCGGATTTCTCTCTCAGCTGGCAGGCGGGAGACGGCGCGGAAGCGGTCGAGCGGGCCGAGAAGCACCCGGTCCACGTGATCCTCATGGACCTCCGGATGCCCGTGATGTCCGGAGTCGCGGCCACCCAGGCCATCGTCGCAGCCGCTGACGCAGGCGGGCGTGAACGTCCTCAGATCATCGCCCTGACGACCTTCAACCGCGATCAGGCCGTGGTGGAAGCCGTGCAGGCAGGGGCTGCCGGGTATCTCCTGAAAAGCGCCGAGCCGGAATTCCTCCTGGCTTCCATCCGCACCGTCCACGCGGGTTACTCTGTCATCGCGCCCGGATCGGCTCACGATCTTTTCCAGCATGCGGCCCGTCAGAGGCCCCACCCCACGCCGGACCTGGAGGCCATATCCGCCTTGACCGCGCGGGAACAGGACGTGTTCCTCCTCGCGGCGAAAGGACTGCCGAACGCCGAGATCGCACGGAGCCTGTTCGTCTCGGAGGCGACCGTGAAAACCCATCTTCGTGCGGTGCTGACCAAACTGGGTCTCACGGCACGTCTCCAGGTGGTGGCGTTCGCTTACGAGCATCACCTGCTCGGCTGA
- a CDS encoding FUSC family protein, with product MGALLSTGRGFFATGPAGNHGVAAVRVALSVAIPMVTLLMIGHPEWSIYAVFGAFTSMYGRGEPHLWRVVHQLEASALLVSAVLIGTVLAHLHAPTPVLVLVETCFAALGSVAADAAKLNPVGPFWALFALGASASVTHPMPLWVPFVVGGASSAVSLALSLVVWRLAPDAAIGERRLRVSSPWRDGVILRQALRYFVAVGVAGVAGIASGWGHPYWAMASAAIPLAAGALSARLKRGVHRIVGTLVGIGLTALILWPQPSTMMLVLLIPLLQFPSELFMRRNYGLAQAFLTPVVLLVTLLSNPGDPVPVLTDRAVETLLGAVVGMAVAVLLRERRQPATDD from the coding sequence GTGGGCGCACTCCTCAGCACGGGTCGCGGATTCTTCGCCACAGGGCCGGCCGGGAACCACGGAGTCGCCGCGGTTCGCGTGGCGCTCAGTGTGGCGATCCCCATGGTCACGCTTCTGATGATCGGCCATCCCGAATGGTCGATCTATGCCGTGTTCGGCGCCTTCACCAGCATGTACGGCCGGGGCGAACCTCATCTGTGGCGGGTGGTCCACCAGCTGGAGGCGTCCGCCCTGCTGGTCTCCGCCGTCCTGATCGGCACCGTGCTGGCTCATCTGCACGCCCCCACCCCCGTCCTGGTGCTGGTGGAGACGTGTTTTGCCGCGCTCGGATCGGTGGCCGCCGACGCTGCGAAACTCAACCCCGTGGGGCCGTTCTGGGCCCTGTTCGCCCTGGGCGCCTCCGCCTCCGTCACTCATCCGATGCCGCTGTGGGTGCCCTTCGTCGTGGGAGGCGCGTCCTCGGCGGTGAGCCTGGCCCTGAGCCTCGTGGTCTGGAGGCTGGCTCCCGACGCGGCCATCGGGGAGCGGCGCCTCCGTGTCTCCAGTCCCTGGCGCGACGGCGTCATCCTGCGGCAGGCGCTGCGGTACTTCGTGGCGGTCGGCGTCGCAGGTGTGGCGGGGATCGCGAGTGGCTGGGGTCATCCCTACTGGGCGATGGCCTCTGCCGCGATCCCGCTGGCCGCGGGAGCGCTGAGCGCCCGTCTGAAACGGGGCGTGCACCGGATCGTGGGAACGCTGGTGGGCATCGGACTCACGGCTCTGATCCTCTGGCCGCAACCGTCCACGATGATGCTGGTGCTGCTGATCCCGCTCCTGCAATTCCCGTCGGAGCTCTTCATGCGGCGGAACTACGGGCTCGCGCAGGCGTTCCTGACCCCGGTCGTGCTGCTGGTGACGCTGCTGTCCAACCCGGGCGATCCCGTGCCCGTGCTCACCGACCGTGCGGTGGAGACCCTGCTGGGCGCCGTCGTCGGCATGGCGGTGGCAGTGCTGCTGCGTGAACGGCGGCAGCCCGCTACCGACGACTGA
- a CDS encoding S8 family serine peptidase yields MRAQDAHRARGRGRCVRVLSTALVLTIAASLSLAAPAQADSIRSGEYWLDGYGVTKAWKESRGAGVKVAIIDSGIDTAHPDLKGSVVEGTDVSGAGNAGGTKSIGAKPEHGTLVASLLAGRGHGTRPKATSSPTPSKPAAPTVQSMGAGPDGMVGVAPEAQLLSVSTWLGSPNPAGKSDEDQIPEAVRWAVDHGAKVINISLGSSSPDWPQSWDAAFLYAEQKDVVVVAAAGNRGSGNLQVGAPATIPGVVTVAGLDRKNIASQDSSSQGISIAVAAPAEELEGALPGGGYATWSGTSGAAPIVAGVAALIRSKYPDMSAKQVINRIVTTAKDVGEPGRDPLYGFGVLDAEKALTADVPEAQSNPLGSISEWIRVHRRGGEPTRKPPAGAGNLMPQPTASDAAPPVAQSADGLDSALPATLVLGFSVVLLAMLVAAVLHVRAVGRRENGEAAPGAPGDGAAPAVATENKAPGEARGATVAAGDDVSEKTSGGPPSGG; encoded by the coding sequence ATGAGGGCACAAGACGCGCACCGCGCACGAGGACGGGGCCGGTGTGTCCGGGTCCTGTCGACGGCGCTGGTGCTGACCATCGCGGCATCACTCTCCCTGGCGGCCCCCGCCCAGGCGGACAGCATCCGGTCGGGTGAGTACTGGCTGGACGGTTACGGCGTCACCAAGGCCTGGAAGGAGAGCCGCGGGGCCGGGGTCAAGGTCGCGATCATCGACTCGGGCATCGACACGGCGCACCCGGATCTCAAGGGTTCCGTGGTCGAGGGTACGGACGTCTCGGGCGCCGGGAACGCCGGGGGCACCAAGAGCATCGGCGCCAAGCCGGAGCACGGCACGCTCGTGGCGAGCCTCCTGGCCGGCCGCGGGCATGGCACCCGGCCGAAGGCGACGTCCTCGCCCACTCCCAGCAAGCCTGCTGCGCCCACCGTGCAGAGCATGGGCGCCGGGCCGGACGGCATGGTGGGTGTGGCCCCTGAGGCGCAGCTCCTCTCCGTCTCCACGTGGCTCGGCTCTCCCAATCCGGCGGGCAAATCGGACGAGGACCAGATTCCCGAAGCCGTCCGCTGGGCCGTCGATCACGGCGCGAAGGTCATCAACATCTCGCTGGGCAGCTCCTCCCCGGACTGGCCCCAGAGCTGGGACGCCGCGTTCCTCTACGCGGAGCAGAAGGACGTGGTGGTGGTCGCGGCCGCCGGGAACCGGGGGAGCGGCAACCTCCAGGTGGGCGCTCCCGCGACCATCCCCGGGGTCGTGACGGTGGCCGGTCTCGACCGGAAGAACATCGCCAGCCAGGATTCGTCCTCGCAGGGCATCAGCATCGCCGTTGCGGCGCCCGCCGAGGAACTGGAGGGCGCTCTGCCGGGCGGCGGGTACGCCACCTGGAGCGGGACGTCCGGCGCCGCGCCGATCGTGGCGGGTGTGGCCGCACTCATCCGGTCGAAGTACCCGGACATGAGCGCCAAGCAGGTCATCAACCGGATCGTCACCACCGCGAAGGACGTGGGGGAGCCCGGCCGTGATCCTCTGTACGGTTTCGGTGTCCTGGATGCGGAGAAGGCGCTCACGGCCGACGTGCCCGAGGCGCAGAGCAATCCGCTGGGCAGCATCTCGGAGTGGATCCGAGTGCACCGGCGCGGCGGAGAGCCGACCCGGAAGCCTCCGGCGGGGGCGGGCAATCTTATGCCTCAGCCGACCGCGAGCGACGCCGCCCCGCCCGTCGCGCAGAGCGCGGACGGGCTCGATTCGGCGCTGCCCGCCACCCTGGTCCTGGGATTCTCGGTGGTGCTGCTGGCCATGCTGGTCGCCGCGGTGCTGCACGTCCGCGCGGTGGGTAGGAGAGAGAACGGTGAGGCCGCTCCCGGGGCTCCGGGGGACGGCGCCGCTCCCGCGGTGGCGACCGAGAACAAGGCTCCCGGTGAGGCCCGCGGCGCCACGGTGGCCGCCGGGGATGACGTGTCCGAGAAGACGTCCGGAGGGCCGCCGTCCGGGGGCTGA
- a CDS encoding pyridoxamine 5'-phosphate oxidase family protein: MARQYEQLTDRLTDFIREQQMFFVATAARDGRVNVSPKGLDSLRVLGPDRVVWLNGTGSGNETAAHLLDTPRMTLMFCAFSGKPNILRVYGAARAVHPGDPEWDGLVSLFPLLLGARNLFVLDIDLVQTSCGFGVPLYEFQEQRTLMDSWAEKKGTEGLLAYQQERNRSSIDGFPTGLPEAEAMREA; encoded by the coding sequence ATGGCGAGACAGTACGAACAGCTCACAGACCGGTTGACGGACTTCATTCGGGAACAGCAGATGTTCTTCGTTGCGACGGCGGCCCGGGACGGGCGGGTGAATGTGTCACCCAAAGGACTGGATTCCCTGAGAGTGCTGGGACCGGACCGCGTGGTGTGGCTCAATGGCACCGGCAGCGGCAATGAGACCGCCGCCCATCTGCTCGATACCCCACGGATGACGCTCATGTTCTGCGCCTTCAGTGGCAAGCCGAACATTCTGCGCGTGTACGGCGCGGCCCGGGCCGTGCATCCGGGTGATCCGGAGTGGGACGGCTTGGTGAGTCTCTTCCCACTCTTGCTGGGCGCGAGGAACCTCTTCGTCCTGGACATCGACCTGGTCCAGACGTCCTGTGGCTTCGGGGTGCCGCTCTACGAATTCCAGGAACAGCGGACGCTGATGGACTCCTGGGCTGAGAAGAAGGGAACCGAGGGGCTGCTCGCCTATCAGCAGGAACGCAACCGCTCCAGCATCGACGGCTTCCCGACGGGACTTCCCGAGGCCGAGGCGATGCGGGAGGCCTGA
- a CDS encoding MarR family winged helix-turn-helix transcriptional regulator has protein sequence MSIDDDAVEVRAQGWRTLAALHGVIEAGLERALSDEVKLSVVEYTVLDALSRQDGWHMRMQQLARATALSASATTRLVTRLEDRGLLTRILCADDRRGIYTELTAAGRELYEKAKPVHDEALERILSDAGEHQELSALVAALHEVSRASA, from the coding sequence ATGAGCATTGACGACGACGCCGTCGAAGTGCGCGCCCAGGGCTGGCGCACCCTCGCCGCACTGCACGGTGTGATCGAAGCAGGTCTGGAGCGCGCCCTCAGCGACGAGGTGAAGCTCTCCGTGGTCGAATACACCGTCCTCGACGCGCTGAGCCGGCAGGATGGCTGGCACATGCGCATGCAGCAGCTCGCTCGCGCCACCGCGCTGAGCGCCAGCGCCACCACACGCCTCGTCACCCGGCTGGAGGACCGCGGCCTGCTGACCCGGATCCTCTGTGCGGATGACCGCCGGGGCATCTACACCGAGCTCACGGCCGCGGGCCGCGAGCTGTATGAGAAGGCGAAGCCCGTCCATGACGAGGCGCTTGAACGCATCCTGAGCGACGCCGGCGAGCACCAGGAGCTGTCGGCCCTGGTCGCCGCGCTCCATGAGGTGTCCCGCGCGAGCGCCTGA
- a CDS encoding DMT family transporter codes for MPWIVLLASALMEAVWATALGLSHGFTEVGPTIVFAIGLVLSMIGLGWAAKHIPMGTAYAVWTGVGAALTVGYAMATGAESASPLKLLFIAGIIAAVGGLKLLPSSSPGKH; via the coding sequence ATGCCGTGGATCGTCCTGCTGGCCAGCGCCCTCATGGAAGCCGTCTGGGCCACCGCGCTCGGCCTGTCCCATGGCTTCACCGAGGTCGGCCCGACCATCGTCTTCGCCATCGGCCTCGTGCTGAGCATGATCGGCCTCGGCTGGGCCGCCAAACACATCCCCATGGGCACCGCGTATGCGGTGTGGACCGGCGTCGGCGCGGCACTGACCGTCGGCTACGCCATGGCGACCGGGGCCGAGAGCGCCAGTCCGCTGAAGCTCCTCTTCATCGCGGGGATCATCGCCGCGGTGGGCGGGCTCAAGCTGCTGCCGTCCAGTTCACCCGGCAAGCACTGA